From one Desulfatiglans sp. genomic stretch:
- a CDS encoding 4Fe-4S dicluster domain-containing protein, with protein sequence MPKNKKPDKKEAPEKTMNRRQFLVGGSAALAAGAIAVSTGVKTAVAEEAKGASYPESKGYLVYDSKKCIGCTTCMLSCSMVHYGEQNLSLSRIQIMQNSFGKFPDDLQIGVCRQCVTPPCVINCPVGAAYIDTENGNVRRINEEECIGCKTCLDMCPQQPHRTIWNHITEKSSKCDLCIDTPFWAEKGGPGGKQACVLSCPMQAIKFVTETPDQKETEGYNVNLRNDHYLNLGLVEDSRIIPPKYKNMGPRMFGGPKPKAKQ encoded by the coding sequence ATGCCAAAAAACAAAAAGCCTGACAAAAAAGAAGCACCAGAAAAGACAATGAATCGTAGGCAGTTTCTTGTCGGCGGTAGCGCTGCGCTTGCTGCCGGAGCAATTGCTGTGTCAACCGGTGTAAAAACCGCAGTTGCAGAAGAGGCCAAAGGGGCATCATACCCCGAATCCAAAGGCTATCTGGTTTATGACAGTAAAAAGTGTATTGGCTGCACCACATGTATGCTGAGCTGCTCAATGGTCCATTATGGAGAGCAGAACCTTTCACTTTCACGTATCCAGATAATGCAGAATTCATTCGGGAAATTCCCGGATGACCTCCAGATAGGTGTATGCCGCCAGTGTGTAACACCACCATGTGTCATTAACTGCCCTGTAGGAGCGGCCTATATTGACACTGAAAACGGAAATGTGAGAAGGATCAACGAAGAGGAATGTATTGGATGTAAAACATGCCTTGACATGTGTCCGCAGCAACCTCACCGCACCATTTGGAACCACATTACAGAAAAGTCTTCAAAGTGTGATCTCTGCATAGATACCCCCTTCTGGGCTGAAAAAGGCGGCCCTGGGGGCAAACAGGCATGCGTGCTATCATGCCCCATGCAGGCAATCAAGTTTGTTACTGAAACACCTGACCAGAAAGAGACCGAAGGATATAATGTCAATCTGCGTAATGATCACTACCTGAATTTGGGTCTGGTAGAAGACAGCAGAATCATACCACCAAAATATAAAAACATGGGGCCAAGGATGTTTGGTGGACCAAAGCCAAAGGCAAAGCAATAG
- a CDS encoding aldehyde:ferredoxin oxidoreductase: MKGGYTGKIARVNLTDKSVSTIPTEKYLAFGGGHGIGSAIFFDLVGDQLPFEAFDKRNLIIMMTSPFSGTNVPASGRCEVQGLGPMLYPIEWFGHSNFGGRFTSQLKFAGWDGIVVEGAASDPVWINIINDKITIEDGKGVWGMDTWDTQEEIARRVIPSLRQGEWAQVADDDFTTQVPAVVCCGPAGENLSRLGCLLHGPGSQAALCGFGGVFGSKNLKAISAIGTGGVKIADPKAFMDTRLWFNQFQWNVDNPREAARFGGMGYSLISGAPSGGNVTNGTPPLVPARAAACASCPRGCRMRLATGDSNESVCAGTMIFSLPGSAKASRVANDMMQKMGLGHWQLMPTMGYLRSLNMRGLLGKGKKIECDLPIDKMNDPGFPQMLVDAISNRKGIGNDMAEGAARFSAKYGLYEDDLHKGILRLTYWGTQEHYDSQTEVEWGYGSILGERDLMLHMMANYPLHWMAQSGDPYLTAAEAAKLYTDAMVPYNGDEFMIDYSEGPTGIYSDSKVKQVAWVKHYEKMWIGGGGFCGWRWPMCITNNTEDRRGPTPNAEPRFWKAVTGQDLSFADGMEMGHKIYTLDRSIWILQGRTSKMEDFPDYIYDQPGRGSALPMYLNGKWTYDNGAGRTLDRAKFADWKKRFYKFEGYNPETGNPTKKTLEKMGLKNVADLLKKRDKLG; the protein is encoded by the coding sequence ATGAAAGGCGGATATACAGGTAAGATAGCAAGAGTAAACCTGACTGATAAATCGGTCAGCACCATTCCAACAGAAAAATATCTGGCATTTGGCGGCGGTCATGGAATCGGATCAGCAATATTTTTTGATCTGGTTGGTGATCAGTTACCATTTGAGGCATTCGATAAAAGAAACCTTATTATAATGATGACATCACCCTTTTCAGGTACAAATGTGCCTGCATCAGGGAGATGTGAGGTTCAGGGTCTTGGCCCGATGCTATACCCCATAGAGTGGTTCGGACATAGCAACTTTGGCGGGCGTTTTACCTCACAGCTTAAATTTGCAGGCTGGGATGGTATTGTAGTTGAAGGCGCTGCAAGCGATCCGGTATGGATAAACATAATTAATGACAAGATAACCATTGAAGATGGCAAGGGTGTATGGGGAATGGACACCTGGGATACCCAGGAGGAGATAGCCAGACGGGTTATTCCAAGCCTCAGGCAAGGAGAATGGGCACAGGTTGCAGATGATGATTTCACAACTCAGGTGCCTGCTGTGGTATGCTGCGGCCCCGCAGGTGAAAACTTAAGCCGTCTTGGATGCCTGCTGCATGGTCCGGGATCACAGGCTGCATTGTGCGGTTTTGGCGGCGTATTCGGTTCAAAAAATCTCAAGGCAATAAGCGCAATAGGCACAGGTGGTGTAAAGATTGCCGATCCAAAGGCATTCATGGATACCCGCTTATGGTTTAATCAGTTTCAATGGAATGTAGATAACCCCCGTGAAGCAGCAAGGTTCGGTGGCATGGGCTACAGCCTTATAAGCGGCGCACCGAGCGGTGGTAATGTCACCAATGGCACCCCTCCCCTTGTTCCAGCCAGGGCTGCTGCCTGTGCATCATGTCCGAGGGGCTGCCGTATGAGGCTTGCCACTGGTGATTCCAATGAATCAGTATGCGCGGGCACAATGATATTTAGCCTACCAGGCAGTGCAAAGGCGTCAAGGGTAGCTAATGACATGATGCAGAAAATGGGGCTAGGCCACTGGCAGCTTATGCCAACAATGGGTTATCTTCGCAGCCTGAACATGCGTGGTCTTCTGGGCAAGGGGAAAAAGATAGAATGTGATTTGCCTATCGACAAGATGAACGACCCCGGATTCCCACAGATGCTCGTTGATGCAATATCAAACCGCAAGGGAATCGGTAATGACATGGCCGAAGGCGCAGCCAGGTTTTCGGCAAAATACGGCCTTTATGAGGATGACCTGCATAAAGGGATCCTGCGCTTGACCTACTGGGGCACCCAGGAACATTATGATTCACAGACAGAGGTGGAATGGGGTTATGGTTCAATCCTTGGAGAGCGTGACCTGATGCTCCATATGATGGCCAATTATCCGCTTCACTGGATGGCCCAATCAGGGGACCCCTATTTGACAGCGGCAGAGGCAGCCAAACTTTATACAGATGCCATGGTGCCGTATAATGGTGATGAGTTCATGATAGACTACAGCGAAGGCCCGACCGGTATATACTCTGACAGCAAGGTAAAACAGGTGGCATGGGTAAAGCATTATGAAAAGATGTGGATCGGCGGCGGCGGCTTCTGTGGCTGGAGATGGCCAATGTGCATTACCAACAACACAGAAGACAGACGCGGACCCACCCCAAATGCTGAACCAAGGTTCTGGAAGGCTGTAACAGGTCAGGACCTGAGCTTTGCAGATGGAATGGAAATGGGTCATAAGATCTACACCCTTGACAGGTCAATCTGGATACTCCAGGGCAGGACAAGTAAAATGGAGGATTTTCCTGACTATATATATGACCAGCCGGGCAGAGGCAGCGCGCTGCCAATGTACCTGAACGGGAAATGGACATATGATAATGGCGCAGGCAGGACCCTCGACAGGGCCAAGTTTGCAGACTGGAAGAAGAGGTTCTATAAATTTGAAGGGTATAACCCTGAAACCGGAAACCCGACAAAGAAGACCCTTGAAAAGATGGGGCTCAAGAATGTTGCAGATCTCCTGAAAAAGAGAGATAAACTTGGTTAA